One Serpentinicella alkaliphila DNA segment encodes these proteins:
- a CDS encoding Fur family transcriptional regulator, with protein sequence MSCVVTTLKSKKCKITPQRLAIYNIIKKSQDHLNAESIYRMLIEDYPSISLATVYKSLELFSEIGLIQVINIGENSFRYDSNPVSHPHLVCTSCLTVVDLNEDLFPKLTSLIEQSTHYIITKQQLCFYGICPECIS encoded by the coding sequence ATGAGTTGTGTAGTCACTACCTTAAAATCGAAAAAATGTAAAATCACTCCTCAACGATTGGCCATTTATAACATTATAAAAAAGAGTCAGGATCATTTAAATGCAGAATCTATATATAGAATGTTAATTGAAGACTATCCATCTATTAGTTTAGCTACTGTGTATAAGTCATTAGAGTTATTCTCCGAAATAGGATTAATTCAAGTAATTAATATTGGCGAAAATAGCTTTAGATACGACTCCAATCCAGTAAGTCACCCACATCTGGTATGCACTAGCTGCCTGACTGTCGTAGATTTAAATGAAGATCTATTTCCTAAATTAACTAGCCTCATAGAACAAAGCACACATTATATTATAACAAAACAACAATTGTGCTTTTACGGCATTTGTCCTGAATGTATTTCCTAG
- a CDS encoding DUF362 domain-containing protein gives MKKERVSLIRCNEYDYKMVKKAILNSFENLGGINKYISSGDRVLLKLNLLMKKKPEDATTTHPVFTKALAEVLIEYGAEVIIGDSPGGPFNENILRGVYKACGIEEIAMEVGATLNYNTNTVEIKNENGLILKKITAIELINKVDKVISVSKLKTHGMMLFTGAVKNMFGIVAGLEKAEYHVRMPNNVDFSNALVDICIAANPILSFMDGIVGMEGAGPSAGNPRAVGVVIASSSPYHLDVVASSIIGINASKVPTIQRCVERNLCGGTFEDIELLGDDYNSFVINNYIVPEIRSLDLLEGKLPKFIRDIINELLQPKPVFIHNRCIGCRDCAESCPPAIISMKNNRPEAKLDECIRCFCCQELCPVKAVEIHRPILMKLLARL, from the coding sequence ATGAAAAAAGAAAGAGTTTCTCTAATTAGATGCAATGAATATGATTATAAAATGGTTAAGAAAGCAATTTTAAATTCATTCGAAAACCTAGGTGGAATAAATAAATATATTTCATCAGGTGATAGAGTTTTACTTAAATTAAATCTTTTAATGAAAAAGAAGCCTGAAGATGCAACTACTACTCATCCGGTGTTTACAAAAGCCTTAGCTGAGGTATTAATAGAATATGGTGCAGAAGTTATTATTGGGGATAGTCCCGGTGGCCCTTTTAATGAAAATATTTTAAGAGGGGTATATAAAGCATGCGGTATAGAAGAAATTGCAATGGAAGTAGGTGCTACCCTAAATTATAACACTAATACAGTTGAAATTAAAAACGAGAATGGACTAATATTAAAGAAAATTACTGCCATAGAGCTTATTAATAAGGTTGACAAAGTTATTTCAGTCTCTAAATTGAAAACCCATGGCATGATGTTGTTTACTGGGGCAGTTAAAAACATGTTTGGAATTGTTGCAGGACTAGAAAAGGCAGAATACCATGTAAGAATGCCTAACAATGTTGATTTTTCCAATGCATTAGTGGATATATGCATAGCTGCTAATCCTATATTATCCTTCATGGATGGAATAGTAGGCATGGAAGGAGCAGGACCTAGTGCCGGGAATCCTAGAGCGGTTGGAGTTGTGATAGCATCTTCAAGTCCGTATCACCTAGATGTTGTTGCTAGTTCTATTATAGGAATAAATGCATCAAAAGTTCCAACTATTCAAAGGTGTGTTGAAAGAAATCTTTGTGGAGGAACATTTGAAGATATAGAGTTGCTAGGAGATGATTATAACAGCTTTGTAATTAATAATTATATTGTCCCTGAAATAAGGAGCTTAGATCTATTAGAGGGTAAGCTACCAAAATTCATTAGAGATATAATAAATGAATTACTTCAACCTAAACCTGTATTTATACATAATAGATGTATAGGCTGTAGGGATTGTGCTGAAAGCTGCCCACCTGCAATAATATCTATGAAGAATAACAGGCCAGAGGCAAAACTAGACGAATGTATTAGATGTTTTTGCTGTCAGGAACTATGTCCTGTTAAGGCGGTTGAAATACATCGTCCAATTCTAATGAAACTTTTGGCTAGACTATAG
- a CDS encoding NRDE family protein, producing MCIVLFSYKIHPKYKLIITSNRDEFYKRPTMQAEFWEDNPNILAGRDLEKGGTWLGITKEGRFATLTNYRDPSSMNKNGNSRGHLVSTYLESNIPPRDYLEQIQSSNISYNGFNLLVGDQSELFYYSRQNNEITKIEPGIHGLSNHSLNTPWPKVILGTTMLKDAVANKFSHHKLFNILKNNSIAKDEDLPDTKVGIELERLLSPIFIDSPQYGTRSMTVITVDYNDEVTFIEKALDTETKQWNESFFCFKVQKAL from the coding sequence ATGTGTATAGTTCTTTTTTCATACAAGATACATCCAAAATATAAACTTATTATTACATCAAACAGAGATGAATTTTATAAACGCCCTACTATGCAAGCTGAATTTTGGGAGGACAACCCAAATATTCTAGCAGGTAGAGATCTTGAAAAAGGTGGTACATGGTTAGGTATAACAAAGGAAGGGAGGTTCGCAACACTCACTAATTATAGGGACCCTTCTAGTATGAATAAAAATGGCAACTCTAGGGGGCATCTGGTTAGTACTTATCTTGAAAGTAATATCCCCCCCAGAGATTACCTAGAGCAAATACAAAGCTCAAATATATCATATAATGGTTTTAATCTTTTAGTAGGTGATCAATCCGAATTATTTTATTATTCACGACAAAATAATGAAATAACCAAAATAGAACCTGGAATACACGGTTTAAGTAATCATTCACTAAATACCCCTTGGCCTAAAGTTATACTAGGTACTACTATGCTTAAAGACGCAGTGGCAAATAAATTTAGTCATCATAAGCTGTTTAACATTTTAAAAAATAATTCTATAGCTAAAGATGAAGACTTACCGGACACAAAGGTTGGTATCGAACTTGAGCGTTTACTATCTCCTATTTTTATTGATAGCCCACAGTATGGTACTAGATCAATGACAGTAATAACTGTAGACTATAATGATGAAGTAACTTTTATTGAAAAAGCCCTAGATACTGAAACTAAACAATGGAATGAATCCTTCTTTTGTTTTAAAGTGCAAAAGGCCCTATAG
- a CDS encoding diacylglycerol/lipid kinase family protein: MKKIMVIYNPSSGKQAFDEKVKNITSILLDNGYILGKFITQKKNDARDRVIQCCHEDWDAIIACGGDGTLNEVANGIMLGGRKIPVAILGTGTVNDFAKSLNIPKTPRDFCNMIMNELTMDIDLGRANDKYFVNVSAFGLLSSVAHETKKEYKAILGRLAYFIEGIKILPKELMNPIHTEVISEELNLNENIQLFILSNGNSIGGFKNFMPEARFDDGYLDCLIIRDTTLESMITILKAFSTAQHTSCQNIEYFKTKKIRISSNSSAVVDIDGEYGGALPVEYEVVEKGLKIFVSKYPY; this comes from the coding sequence ATGAAGAAGATTATGGTTATTTATAACCCTTCTTCTGGTAAGCAGGCTTTTGATGAAAAGGTAAAAAATATAACTAGTATATTATTAGATAATGGGTATATTTTAGGAAAGTTCATTACACAAAAGAAGAATGATGCTAGAGATAGGGTTATTCAATGCTGCCACGAAGATTGGGATGCAATTATCGCCTGCGGCGGTGATGGTACATTAAATGAAGTAGCAAATGGAATTATGCTTGGAGGACGAAAAATCCCAGTCGCAATTCTAGGGACAGGAACTGTTAATGATTTTGCAAAATCCTTAAACATACCCAAAACACCTAGAGATTTCTGTAATATGATTATGAATGAGTTAACTATGGATATAGATTTGGGAAGGGCAAATGATAAGTATTTTGTAAATGTATCTGCTTTTGGACTATTAAGTAGTGTGGCCCATGAAACAAAAAAAGAATATAAGGCTATCTTAGGTAGGCTAGCATACTTTATTGAAGGCATTAAAATTTTACCTAAGGAATTAATGAATCCAATTCATACGGAAGTTATTAGTGAAGAGTTAAATTTAAATGAAAATATACAATTGTTTATTTTATCAAATGGAAATTCAATAGGGGGTTTTAAAAACTTTATGCCTGAAGCTAGATTTGACGATGGTTATTTAGACTGTCTTATTATTAGAGATACAACTCTTGAATCCATGATAACTATTTTAAAAGCCTTTTCAACGGCTCAGCATACTAGCTGTCAAAATATCGAATATTTTAAAACTAAAAAAATAAGAATTTCTTCAAATTCTTCTGCGGTTGTAGATATAGACGGTGAATATGGTGGGGCATTACCTGTTGAGTATGAGGTTGTGGAGAAGGGATTAAAAATATTTGTTTCTAAGTATCCATACTAG
- the trmL gene encoding tRNA (uridine(34)/cytosine(34)/5-carboxymethylaminomethyluridine(34)-2'-O)-methyltransferase TrmL produces MKLNIVLFEPEIPQNTGNIARTCVITNTALHIIGPMGFSLDEKQVKRAGLDYWDLLDFTYYDSYEEFLTKNPKANIYYAETRVENKYTDVSYSDNDFIMFGKETTGIPKTILGENKETCIRIPMLKIEKARSLNLSNSVAIVVYEVLRQWDFPGMN; encoded by the coding sequence ATGAAATTAAATATCGTGCTCTTTGAGCCAGAGATTCCACAAAATACAGGAAATATTGCTAGAACATGTGTTATAACAAATACAGCTCTACATATTATAGGTCCTATGGGCTTTTCATTGGATGAAAAACAGGTAAAAAGAGCAGGACTTGATTATTGGGACTTATTAGATTTTACATATTATGATAGTTACGAGGAATTTTTAACCAAAAATCCTAAAGCAAATATATACTATGCAGAAACAAGAGTAGAAAATAAATATACAGATGTAAGTTATAGTGATAATGATTTCATTATGTTCGGTAAGGAAACAACCGGGATACCGAAAACAATTTTAGGTGAAAATAAAGAGACTTGTATAAGAATACCTATGTTAAAAATAGAGAAGGCCCGTTCTTTGAATTTATCAAATTCTGTAGCAATAGTGGTATATGAAGTTTTAAGACAATGGGATTTTCCTGGAATGAATTAG
- a CDS encoding DegV family protein: MSNIQIITDSMTDVPRDIIEKYNIKVAPLTINFGGEEFRDSIDISPKEFYEKISNLPELPKTSQVPPSTFAEVFKEVLGQGKEIICINGSSRASGTHQSAIIAKNELESDKISLVDSLGLCFGAGMLVYEAARLVEQGIDRQTISKRLEELKKSIDHIFTVDTMENLKKGGRINPMKASIATMLNIKPILTVVDGLVEPLDKVRGSKKVISKMIEIAKERGADFKENTICIAHADNPERLKELKQSVMDELKPREIIVAEIGCTIGTHCGKGTLALFYKNKF; this comes from the coding sequence ATGTCAAATATTCAAATTATAACGGATAGTATGACAGATGTGCCTAGGGACATAATAGAGAAATATAATATTAAAGTAGCTCCATTAACAATTAATTTTGGAGGGGAAGAGTTCAGGGATAGTATAGATATATCACCTAAAGAATTTTACGAGAAAATAAGTAATTTACCGGAGCTTCCAAAGACATCTCAAGTACCACCAAGTACGTTTGCTGAAGTATTTAAAGAAGTTTTAGGACAAGGCAAAGAAATTATTTGTATTAATGGATCATCAAGGGCTAGTGGGACACATCAATCAGCAATTATAGCAAAGAATGAGTTAGAATCTGATAAAATATCTTTAGTTGATTCCCTTGGGCTTTGTTTTGGAGCTGGAATGTTAGTATATGAGGCAGCAAGGCTCGTAGAGCAAGGAATTGATAGACAAACTATAAGCAAAAGGCTTGAGGAGCTAAAGAAAAGCATTGATCATATCTTTACAGTTGATACAATGGAAAACCTTAAAAAGGGCGGAAGAATTAATCCAATGAAAGCTTCTATCGCTACTATGTTAAATATAAAGCCAATTTTAACTGTAGTTGATGGCTTAGTTGAACCATTAGATAAGGTAAGGGGAAGTAAAAAGGTTATTAGCAAAATGATAGAAATAGCAAAGGAAAGAGGAGCGGATTTTAAAGAAAATACTATTTGCATAGCTCATGCAGATAATCCAGAAAGACTTAAGGAACTAAAGCAAAGTGTAATGGATGAATTAAAACCTAGAGAAATAATTGTGGCAGAAATCGGTTGTACCATAGGAACACATTGTGGAAAAGGAACTTTAGCTCTTTTTTATAAAAACAAATTCTAA
- the trxB gene encoding thioredoxin-disulfide reductase: MDNMYDVIIIGGGPAGLSAALYSARAKMTTLVIEKEKEGGQITNTQEVANYPGSIENATGNSLSNRMVEQCKEFGVKIQRDNVVEAKLDGDIKEIVGEQQTYKAKSVIIATGASPRLLNCPGEKDFTGRGVSYCATCDADFFTDLEILVIGGGDSAVEEAIHLTKFGRKVTIVHRRDELRAAKSIQDKAFNNPKINFIWDSAVEEIKGEGFVQSIKLKNLKTGEVTEYKADENDGTFGIFVFVGYLPETQLFKGVVNMDESNYIITDENMKTNIEGVFAAGDCRVKSLRQVVTAVGDGAIAATQAEKYIENKFN, from the coding sequence ATGGATAACATGTATGATGTAATAATCATTGGTGGGGGGCCAGCAGGATTGAGCGCAGCTCTTTATTCTGCAAGAGCTAAAATGACAACTTTAGTAATAGAAAAGGAAAAAGAAGGTGGACAAATTACTAATACTCAGGAAGTAGCCAACTATCCTGGTTCTATAGAAAATGCTACTGGAAATTCATTATCAAATAGGATGGTTGAACAATGCAAGGAGTTTGGAGTTAAAATTCAAAGAGACAATGTAGTAGAAGCTAAACTAGATGGAGATATTAAAGAAATTGTTGGTGAACAACAAACATATAAAGCTAAAAGTGTGATTATTGCAACTGGAGCATCTCCTAGATTATTAAATTGTCCTGGGGAGAAAGATTTTACTGGTAGAGGGGTTTCCTATTGTGCTACTTGTGATGCAGACTTTTTTACTGATTTAGAAATCCTTGTTATTGGTGGTGGAGACTCTGCTGTTGAAGAGGCAATTCATCTTACTAAATTTGGAAGAAAAGTAACCATTGTACATAGAAGAGATGAATTAAGAGCAGCTAAATCTATCCAGGATAAGGCTTTCAATAACCCTAAAATTAACTTCATCTGGGATTCAGCTGTGGAAGAAATTAAAGGAGAAGGTTTTGTTCAATCAATTAAGCTTAAAAACCTTAAAACAGGAGAAGTAACTGAGTATAAGGCGGATGAGAACGATGGTACTTTCGGAATATTTGTTTTCGTTGGGTATTTACCAGAAACCCAATTGTTTAAGGGTGTTGTAAATATGGATGAATCGAATTATATTATAACTGATGAAAATATGAAAACTAACATAGAAGGTGTTTTTGCCGCAGGGGATTGTAGAGTTAAAAGTTTAAGACAAGTAGTTACGGCTGTTGGAGATGGTGCTATAGCGGCAACTCAAGCAGAGAAATACATTGAAAATAAATTTAATTAA
- a CDS encoding BMP family lipoprotein, with protein MSKKSLALIIALLMVTSLLAACGGGQTKDQGQKPPEEQPIRVAMVTDVGGVEDQSFNQAAWEGLQKANTDLGIEVGFRESNQEADYEPNIDDLVDAGYEFIWGVGFKMATAIKEASENYPENIFGVIDFAYGDDTPENVVGVVFKEQEASYLVGLIAGKMTQTNKVGFIAGMDIDVIHRFQYGFYAGLKDANPDVEILYQNANAFDDQAAGKSIALQMYQQGADIIFHAAGDTGTGMIEAAREQNKWAIGVDRDQNYLAPDNVITSAMKGVDLAVYEIAQELKNGTFKGGRTLVYGLAEGGVDIAPTSNKHVPQEILDFVEEQKQKIISGEIVIPANKEEYDAR; from the coding sequence ATGTCTAAAAAAAGTTTAGCGTTAATTATTGCATTATTAATGGTAACAAGCCTATTAGCAGCATGTGGTGGTGGACAGACTAAGGATCAAGGACAAAAACCACCAGAGGAACAACCAATAAGAGTGGCTATGGTAACAGATGTAGGTGGCGTAGAGGATCAATCATTTAATCAAGCTGCATGGGAAGGTTTACAAAAAGCTAATACTGATCTTGGTATTGAAGTTGGATTTAGAGAGTCAAATCAAGAGGCAGATTATGAGCCAAATATTGACGATTTAGTAGACGCAGGCTATGAGTTTATTTGGGGAGTAGGCTTCAAAATGGCGACAGCTATCAAAGAGGCTTCAGAAAACTATCCTGAAAACATTTTTGGTGTAATTGATTTTGCTTATGGTGACGATACCCCAGAAAATGTTGTTGGAGTTGTATTTAAAGAGCAAGAGGCTAGCTACTTAGTAGGGTTAATTGCAGGTAAAATGACTCAAACTAATAAAGTTGGTTTTATTGCAGGTATGGATATCGACGTAATACATAGATTCCAGTATGGATTTTATGCTGGTTTAAAGGATGCAAATCCAGATGTTGAAATTTTATATCAAAATGCTAATGCTTTTGATGATCAAGCAGCAGGTAAGTCTATCGCTCTACAAATGTATCAACAAGGAGCAGACATTATTTTCCACGCTGCTGGTGATACAGGAACAGGTATGATAGAAGCTGCAAGAGAGCAAAACAAATGGGCTATTGGTGTTGATAGAGATCAAAACTACCTAGCTCCAGATAATGTTATTACTTCAGCAATGAAGGGTGTAGATTTAGCTGTATATGAAATAGCACAAGAACTTAAAAACGGAACATTCAAAGGTGGAAGAACTTTAGTATATGGATTAGCTGAAGGTGGAGTAGATATCGCACCAACTTCAAACAAACATGTACCACAGGAAATTTTAGATTTCGTTGAAGAACAAAAACAAAAAATTATTAGTGGAGAAATAGTTATACCTGCTAATAAAGAAGAATATGATGCAAGATAG